The Acidobacteriota bacterium genome has a segment encoding these proteins:
- a CDS encoding NAD-dependent epimerase/dehydratase family protein, translating to MRVLVTGGTGFLGSHLVEALLEEPGAEVYALVRDPSKPRWLQGVEGVRFIAGDLGSPPRLPAGLTCVYHLAGVTKTLRPANYYTVNRDGTANLLRALEGQSERLRFVHLSSLAAVGPSSPGRGVTEDEPPHPISPYGESKLQAEEEVLKRRDRFSVVLLRAAAIYGPRDEDFLEFFRWIRRGIRPILGGRKVMSLIYVRDAVRACLLAGRDRLPSGRTFNLADPRPCGWEDVGRIAARLLGKRTVPVYVPFWSAYLASVASEGIGRLIGVDQSLINVSKIRQMKPDGWVADAALARRELGFETIFTLEQGLGETIAWYLWKGLL from the coding sequence ATGCGAGTGCTGGTCACCGGAGGAACAGGTTTCCTCGGGAGTCATCTCGTCGAGGCCCTCCTCGAAGAACCCGGCGCCGAGGTCTATGCCCTCGTCCGCGACCCGTCGAAGCCGCGCTGGCTCCAGGGGGTCGAGGGGGTCCGCTTCATCGCCGGCGATCTCGGGAGCCCGCCCCGCCTGCCGGCCGGGCTGACCTGCGTCTACCACCTGGCCGGAGTGACCAAAACCCTCAGACCGGCCAATTATTATACCGTAAACCGCGACGGCACGGCAAATCTCCTCCGGGCCCTCGAGGGTCAGTCGGAGCGCCTGCGCTTCGTCCACTTGAGCAGCCTGGCCGCCGTCGGCCCCTCCTCCCCCGGCCGTGGGGTGACAGAGGACGAGCCGCCTCACCCGATCTCCCCTTACGGCGAGAGCAAGCTCCAGGCCGAGGAGGAGGTCCTGAAGCGCAGGGACCGCTTCTCCGTGGTCCTGCTCCGGGCGGCGGCCATCTATGGCCCCCGGGACGAGGACTTCCTCGAGTTCTTCCGCTGGATCAGGCGCGGCATCCGGCCCATCCTGGGCGGCCGCAAGGTCATGAGCCTGATCTACGTCAGGGACGCCGTCCGGGCCTGCCTCCTGGCGGGAAGGGACAGGCTGCCGAGCGGGCGGACCTTCAACCTGGCCGATCCCCGGCCCTGCGGCTGGGAGGACGTCGGACGGATCGCCGCCCGCCTCCTCGGAAAGAGGACGGTGCCGGTCTACGTGCCGTTCTGGTCGGCCTACCTGGCTTCGGTCGCCTCGGAAGGCATCGGGCGCCTCATCGGTGTCGACCAGAGCCTGATCAACGTCAGCAAGATCAGGCAGATGAAGCCCGACGGCTGGGTGGCCGACGCGGCCCTGGCCCGCCGCGAGCTGGGCTTCGAGACGATCTTCACGCTGGAGCAGGGCCTGGGCGAGACGATCGCCTGGTACCTCTGGAAAGGCCTGTTGTGA
- a CDS encoding beta-ketoacyl-ACP synthase III produces MSAPRTIVTGTGHYVPPRVVTNHDLEKLMDTSDEWIRERSGIVERHHVEPGVNTSDLAVEAARRAIENAGIDPATIDFVVAATLSPDHYFPGIGVLVQAKLGLGTTGALDVRNQCSGFIYALSVADQFIRTGTYKRILLVAAEVQSGVLDYSDKGRDMSVLFGDGAGAIILEPNPGDDGRGLLSTHLYADGNFANHLWMEKPSSSDHPTFQQRLFDEGRFFPKMEGRNVFVNACQRMPEAVRTGLERNGLAIEDIDALIPHQANDRISLQVAKALKIPLEKVIRNIDRYGNTTAASIPIALDEAVRGGRIKRGDLVAMASFGSGYTWASAFLRW; encoded by the coding sequence ATGAGCGCACCGCGGACCATCGTCACCGGCACCGGCCACTACGTGCCGCCCCGCGTGGTCACCAATCACGACCTCGAAAAGCTGATGGATACGTCCGACGAGTGGATCCGCGAACGGAGCGGCATCGTCGAGCGCCACCACGTCGAACCCGGGGTCAACACGTCCGACCTGGCCGTCGAGGCCGCCCGCCGGGCCATCGAGAACGCCGGGATCGATCCGGCGACCATCGATTTCGTCGTCGCCGCGACCCTGTCCCCCGACCACTATTTCCCCGGCATCGGCGTCCTCGTCCAGGCCAAGCTGGGCCTGGGCACGACCGGCGCCCTGGACGTCCGCAACCAGTGCAGCGGCTTCATCTACGCCCTGTCGGTCGCCGACCAGTTCATCCGGACGGGGACCTACAAGCGCATCCTCCTCGTCGCCGCCGAGGTCCAGTCCGGCGTCCTCGACTACTCGGACAAGGGCCGCGACATGTCGGTCCTGTTCGGCGACGGGGCCGGAGCGATCATTCTCGAGCCCAACCCCGGCGACGACGGCCGGGGCCTCCTGTCCACCCACCTCTACGCCGACGGCAACTTCGCCAACCACCTCTGGATGGAGAAGCCCAGCTCCTCGGACCATCCGACGTTCCAGCAGCGGCTCTTCGACGAGGGCCGGTTCTTCCCCAAGATGGAGGGCCGCAACGTCTTCGTCAACGCCTGCCAGCGCATGCCCGAGGCGGTGCGGACCGGCCTGGAGCGCAACGGCCTGGCCATCGAGGACATCGACGCCCTCATCCCCCACCAGGCCAACGACCGGATCTCTCTCCAGGTCGCCAAGGCCCTCAAGATCCCTCTCGAGAAGGTCATCCGGAACATCGACCGTTACGGCAACACGACCGCCGCGTCCATCCCCATCGCCCTCGACGAGGCCGTCCGGGGCGGCCGGATCAAGCGGGGGGACCTGGTCGCCATGGCCTCGTTCGGCTCCGGGTATACGTGGGCGTCGGCCTTCCTCCGCTGGTAG